CAACTATAAGCAACAGCCAAGAGCATAGACCATAACAAACCATGTAACGTGACTTGTACAATACCTAGTTGATCCTGCTGACCTTTTTTCTCACCAACTAGAGCCTCAGCTGCAAAAGCCACACCATCTAAACCCAAGGCAATTAAAGTGAAAAACTGCATGATAATAGCATTTATCGCAGCCTCACTGGTGCCGTACCCCACTCCTTTAAAGATTAAAAATGCAATACAGGCTTGCAACATTAAATTTCGCAAAAAGGTATTACCATTTAAGCGCAATAAAGGTTTTAAATTTTCAACTGAAAACCATTTAGGCTTGAATGTCGGCCTAGCTAACACATTCAATGCCATCAACAGACTGACAATACAAATGAAATACTCAGCGAAAACCGTTGCTAAAGCCACACCAAACACTTCGAGCTCTAGACCTAATACAAACCAAAAATTCAACCCAACATTTAATAAATTAGCAGCAACTTGGATCAGCAGTACTCTTTTTGCTTTTTGTTGACCTATTAACCAACCCACTAAAGCCAAATTAGCCATAGCTGCCGGCGCTCCCCAAATTCGCACATTAAAATATTCAGTTAAGCTAGTTTCAATTTCAGCCGTGGTATTCGCTAAATATATACCCCACTGCAATATTGGTTGTTGCAACAGTAGTAACAGCCCTGCCAGCAAAAGGCTAATAAACAAACCTTGAAACAAACTTTTACTACACAAGTCATTATCATTTTTACCTTTAGCTTGCGCACTTAAGCCTGTTGATGTCATACGTAAAAAGCCACAGACCCAATATACTTGAGTAATAATAAGTGTGGCAATGGATGCTCCAGCTAAAAAATGGGCACCATCCATATGACCTAACACGGCTGTATCCACTAGCCCCATTAAAGGTGTAGTGATATTACTTAGGATCATAGGTCCAGCAATAAGCAGGATTTTTTGATGTAAGCTGATTTGCAAAAAGTTTGATAAAATACGGTGACTGCTCATTCGACTTTCATTTTAAAAGGATTAAATAAATACAATGTGGAAATTTTTGTTGTTGACCTTAACATGCGTGGCACTACCGACAAACTCTTGGGCGCAAGACAATGCTGTAATCTTGCTATATCATCATGTAAGCAATGACACACCTAATTCTACCTCAGTGACGCCTGAAGTGTTTGCTCAACATATGCAATATTTAGCAGACAACCATCAAGTGTTAGATCTTAAAACTGTGGTAGAAAAATTACAAAACAAACAACCGCTACCAGACAAGACTGTAGTGATTACCTTTGATGATGGCTACACCAATATTTATCAAAATGCTCATCCGATTCTAAAGAAATTCAACTTTCCGTATACCATTTTTATTAATCCGGCGTTAATAGGCGGAGCCGATTATCAATTAGATTGGCAACAAATAACTGAAATGGGTAAAGAGGGAGTGACTTTTGCCAATCATGGTAATGCCCACATACATTCATTAGCTAAGCTAGCCAACGAATCACAGCAAGCTTGGTTAACACGTGTCACCGACAATGTAACGTCTGCAGAAAAATTACTAAAACAAAAGCTAGGCTATAGTCTTAAATATTTTGCTTACCCCTATGGAGAATTTAATCATCTTATTCAACAAAAACTAACTAGTTTAGGTTATGTTGGCTTTGGCCAGCAAAGTGGCGCAATAGCATCCTACAGCGATTTTTCAGCCTTACCTAGATATCCGGCAGCAGGAATTTATAGCAGGCTGGATCCCCTAAAAGTTAAGCTAAATAGTTTAGCTATGCCTGTATCCAATATCAGCCCAACTATTGCTGAGTTAGATTTATCTACCGATAAGCTAAATTTTAGCTTTCAAGTGAATGACAAAGACATTAATCCAGCCCAAATTAACTGCTTTAAAAGTGGTAATAAACTTGAGCATAATAATCATGATGGAAAAATATCTATGCATCTTAACAATATGCGAAAAGCAGGCAGGCACAGAGTAAATTGTACCGCTCCTAGTAAAAGTTACGGCAATAGATACTATTGGTACTCTAAGCCATTTTTTGTGCCTACAGCCGCTGGTGAATGGTTAGACTAATTCAATACCTTGCTGAGATGTAGATGGCTGCCTAGGCCCCAATTAGCCATACGAGCAGTCACCACTGTTTCGGACACAATTAAAAAACCTAGGCTAGTATAAAAACTAATAGCCTGAGTATTACTGGCTTCTACGTCTAGACAAAGCACTGACTTGTTATTTTCTAGTGCTAATTGCTGCATATAAGCTAATAAAGCAGAGGCTACTCCTTGCCTTTGTTTTGATTTAGAAACAGACAAGTGCCCTATACACCATTCATTAACCTTTAATTGGGGCATACAATCTTGTAATGCTTGATTACGATGTAATAACGACAAAGCATTTTGCAAACCATAAAAATCGGTTATGCCTGATAGTGTTGCCCTATGAAATTCATCACTCAATTCAGTATGCCAAGCACTAACACAGGCTATCACTTTGTTATTTTGCTCTACCAGCCAATGATTGTAATAACCATATTGTCCGTCTCGGTTAGACAAATTTTTTACTAAAAAGTGTTTCACCGAAAATTCAGGGGTAAGATTAAAAGCTGCGGTTAATAACTGAGGGGCAGAATCAAAAACAAGTTTAGCTAATTCATCAGCATCTTGTTCTGTTGCACGCCTTATCCGCATAACAGCTATTACTTACCAATGAGGGTAGGCATGTCAGCCAATATTTTTTGTCCTTCGCTAATTGGTAATTTACCCACCTCAAAATCAGGCTTAAAACGACCAATCACTTGGGCCTTAGGATTAATTAACACCACAGACGAACTATGATCAACAAGATAATCAGGTTTGTCTGTGCTTTCAGACATGGAATACATCATACCCAATGCACGGACTAGTGGAAATAGCTGCGCATGTTCACCACTTACCGCCTTAAACTCAGGATTAAAAAAGTTAATATAATCATGTAAACGTTGTGGTGTATCACGCTTAGGATCGATTGATAACAAGATTACCTGCACAGGAAACTCAGCAGGAATTTGTTGTAGCTGTGGATAAATAGCTTTTAATTCCGCTAAGGTAGTTGGGCAAATATCCGGACAAGAGGTATACCCAACAAATAATAAACTCCAATGGTTTAATAACGCTGATGAAGTAAATGCCTGTGAATTTTGATCAATTAATTGAAAATCGGGTAGGGCTCTTGGTTCTGGATACATACGAATATGTTGAGTCTCATCCACAGTAGGAGGTGCAATATTAATAGACACAAAAACACCAATGACTAATGCAACCAGAGCGACTAAACCAGCTTGTAATTTATTCATGAACAGCCTGAATGATAAAAATTAAAAATGAATGTAATGGTCGACAAGTAACACCACAAATAACACCATCAAATGAATAATAGAAAACTTAAATGTTTGCATAGCGGTATCTTCATCGGCCACAAACTTTAATTTCCAAGCATAAAATAAAAAACCAATATTCAGTAAAGTGGAACCAATCAAATAAATAAGCCCCGTCATTCCAATCAAATAAGGCAATAAACACACTACACATAACAGTATAGTGTACAAAAATATCGATGTTTTAGTGAAATCAATGCCATGAGTAACGGGTAACATTGGTACCTTTGCGCGAGCGTAATCTTTTTCTCTATGAATAGCTAAGGCCCAAAAATGCGGAGGAGTCCAAGTAAAAATAATCAGTACCAACAACAAAGCATGAGCATGAACTTCCCCCGTTACTGCAGTCCAACCTAAAAGAGGCGGAATCGCCCCCGCTAAACCACCAATCACAATATTTTGCGGGGTGGCGCGTTTTAAATACATGGTATAAATGACAGCATATCCAAGCAATCCAGCAAAGGTTAAAACTGCAGTTAAACGATTTACCCACAACTCAAGTATAATGTAACCCGCTATCGTTAAAACAGCTGCAAAAATGACAGCTTTTTTAGGGGTGATTTTACCTTTTGGCACTGGTCGATTAAATGTACGAGCCATCTGACTATCAATTCGACGATCAACCACATGATTGATTACTGCCGCCGCCGATGACAAAAAGCCTATGCCCGTCAAACCAGCAATTAATACTCGCCAGCTTATCCACTCATCACTGGCTAAACACATACCCACCAAAGCAGTTAACAATAATAATAAAACCACTTTCGGTTTAGTCATTTCATAATAATCTTGGCAAGTAGACAGAAAACTCGAATTCATATTTTGTTGCGCTGTCATGGTTTTACTCACTCAATTCTCCTAAGTCTTACGATACAGGGTATAGTTAATACTTATTAATACCAGCATTAAACAGGCTGCTACTGCGTTATGTAGAACCGCAACCAATACTGGCAAACTAAATACCACATTACTCACACCTAAAATCACTTGAAGACCTAATACTAATATCAGTAAAACTGATAAATTTTTGATCAAACGAGAAGAAGCTGCTGCATACAAACGAGCCCCCAACCAACAAAGGTACAAGAAAGTTATAAGGGCGCCAACTCTGTGCATTATATGCATAGTCATTCGTTCATGATAAGGATGAGCCCCAAATTCATAATTTTCAGCATGAGGGATACTAAAAGCGCCTGCAATATCTAAATTTTCATACCAAGCACCTTCACAAACAGGCAACTCGGTACAAGCTAAAGCGGCATAGTTTGCTGACGTCCATCCACCTAATGCAATTTGTGCCGTTAGAATAAGAATGCCAATAGTGGAATATCGGCCAAATCGCCGCATACGGTGATCACCACCCGGTATTCGGTAGGGGGTTAATCTTAAGTACAATAAAAACAAGCAAGACAAAACAGTAAAACCACCTAACAAGTGCCCCATCACGACTATAGGCAATAGATTTAAGGTGACTGTCCACATGCCCAAAGCTCCTTGAAAACACACAAGGCAAACAAGAAAAAAGGGCAATTTGACCGGTTTGTTAAAAGATTTTTTAAACAAACTATTTAGGAAAATAATTAAAATGACGAAACCTAAACCGCTAGCAAAATAACGATGAATCATTTCGTTCCAGGCTTTATGCTCTTCAAATGGTCGATCAGGAAAAGCTTGTTGAGCCGTTTCTATATGTTTAGTGGTATCTGAAAAACTCAAATGACCATAACAACCAGGCCAATCGGGACAGCCTAAACCAGCATCAGTTAATCTGGTATAGGCACCTAACACTATCACTACCATAGCCAAAAAAATGCTGAAAAGAACAAGCTTTCTCATCTCTATTTCCTTTAGCCAATTTTGGACAGTTTAAGTACTTTACGCATATCAGACAAAATATCTCGACTATGCAAAACAGCTTGTTCCGCATTGGATTGCAGAGGATAACGTAGAATCACGTTATCTAAGGTATCAGCAATAAATATTCCAGCAGTATCAGTCGTATTAAATATACGCTGGATATTATTTAGATCAGTATTTAACAATCTGAATTTTTGTTTTTCTTTTAGTTTTTGTAACTGTAAGGGGCTACTTTTTTCATGACTAATCACCACGACTTCAGCCCTATCACTTTCTTTACCTAAAGCACTCCAAACTTGGCCAATGCTGTATAGTGCATTTTCGCAACTTAAATCACAGGTTTCGGGTAACACATAAACTAACTTCCACTTAGGATCATGTTTCTCAGTTTTTATCAGGCTCATGTCTATAGGAGGTTGAATCAATATCCCCTTATTTGTAGCAGCCTTATTAAACCAACCGTTTTCTAGGGCCAATTTGGCAAGAATTACTGGCAGTAAAAATACCGCAACAAAAATTAACATCATCTTTTTATTATTAGGTTTATTAGTTGTACTCACGCTTGCTCCTTTTTATTCTTTTTCTTTGGGCAATGATAAAAACTATCACAGCAGCCAAGGCTAATAAAAACCACTGCACTGCGTATGCAATATGTTTTTCTGGCGGCATGACAACAGCTTGCCATTGCCTAACAAAACTTGAATTAGGTTCTTCAGCCAATTTGACCACAAATGGCAATAAAGGTTTTCTATAATGCTGTTCCAATACATTTAGATCAACTTCTTGTATCACTTTTGGCCATTGTCCATCTACTTTTGCCGTTTCTGTTACCAATATATTTTTACTTGGGAATGAAACTAATCCTGAATAAGACATCAAGTTATCATCAATATTGACTTCAGGTAGAACTTTACGACTGTGAGTGGCAGACAACCAACCAAAATTTGCCATTAATATGCCAGAGTTAGTTTGTAGAGGTACCAATAGCTGATATCCCACTCGCCCCTGATGAATTTTATTATCTAATAAAAAATATTGTGTTGGATCAGCACTGGCTGTAAAACTAATTGGCACATCTTGCATATCATGAATATTACTTAATACAGCAGATAAAGCCATTTGTGACGAGCCTTTTAGTTCAGCTATTGAAGCTAACCTTTCATTTTTTTGTTCTGCTCTCTGTAACTGCCAAAGGCCTAAAGCAAACATAATGACAACAGCGGTAAAAGTGATTAATGTAGGGATGATGGGTAATCGAGGCATACTAATCTACATGTCCAATAAATAGCTCAAGGAGTTTATCAATGTTAATAAAAATTTTAATTGGCAGTTTAATTCTATTTATGATTTTCAACCTGTTTAAAGCCATGATGATTATGCTTAAAAATGACCCAGACAGTCCCCCCATGAGTAAATTCATTGGGCGAAGATTAATGGCTTCAGTAGCAATAATAATACTCATACTCTTAGCTGTAGCTACCGGATTAATCACACCTAACCCAACACCTTATTAATCATAAACCGAGTTCAGGTTAATAATTAAAAAGCCACGTCGACCGTGGCTTTTTAATCGTTTAATTTTGTATTAGCAATAAATAATTACAAAATATATACAACGAAAAACAGCATCACCCAAACTACATCAACAAAGTGCCAATACCAACTTCCCGCTTGAAATGCGAAATGATTTTCTGGAGTAAAGTGACCTTTAAATACTCTTAATAACATTATAAATAAAATTACTGTACCTAGGGTTACGTGGAAACCATGAAAACCGGTCAACATAAAGAAAGTGTTGCCGTATATTCCTGACTCTAATGTT
The sequence above is a segment of the Paraglaciecola sp. L3A3 genome. Coding sequences within it:
- a CDS encoding MATE family efflux transporter, encoding MSSHRILSNFLQISLHQKILLIAGPMILSNITTPLMGLVDTAVLGHMDGAHFLAGASIATLIITQVYWVCGFLRMTSTGLSAQAKGKNDNDLCSKSLFQGLFISLLLAGLLLLLQQPILQWGIYLANTTAEIETSLTEYFNVRIWGAPAAMANLALVGWLIGQQKAKRVLLIQVAANLLNVGLNFWFVLGLELEVFGVALATVFAEYFICIVSLLMALNVLARPTFKPKWFSVENLKPLLRLNGNTFLRNLMLQACIAFLIFKGVGYGTSEAAINAIIMQFFTLIALGLDGVAFAAEALVGEKKGQQDQLGIVQVTLHGLLWSMLLAVAYSCVFGFWGTEITALLTDQILLRQNMQDYMIFVVLLPLIAHWCFFFDGIFVGLTRATAMRNSMILSGFFVYFPTFLLFSTYQNQALWIAMLFFMCSRGVTLAGYFTYLCRKKLVAF
- a CDS encoding polysaccharide deacetylase family protein, with protein sequence MLTLTCVALPTNSWAQDNAVILLYHHVSNDTPNSTSVTPEVFAQHMQYLADNHQVLDLKTVVEKLQNKQPLPDKTVVITFDDGYTNIYQNAHPILKKFNFPYTIFINPALIGGADYQLDWQQITEMGKEGVTFANHGNAHIHSLAKLANESQQAWLTRVTDNVTSAEKLLKQKLGYSLKYFAYPYGEFNHLIQQKLTSLGYVGFGQQSGAIASYSDFSALPRYPAAGIYSRLDPLKVKLNSLAMPVSNISPTIAELDLSTDKLNFSFQVNDKDINPAQINCFKSGNKLEHNNHDGKISMHLNNMRKAGRHRVNCTAPSKSYGNRYYWYSKPFFVPTAAGEWLD
- a CDS encoding GNAT family N-acetyltransferase produces the protein MRIRRATEQDADELAKLVFDSAPQLLTAAFNLTPEFSVKHFLVKNLSNRDGQYGYYNHWLVEQNNKVIACVSAWHTELSDEFHRATLSGITDFYGLQNALSLLHRNQALQDCMPQLKVNEWCIGHLSVSKSKQRQGVASALLAYMQQLALENNKSVLCLDVEASNTQAISFYTSLGFLIVSETVVTARMANWGLGSHLHLSKVLN
- a CDS encoding SCO family protein, with the protein product MNKLQAGLVALVALVIGVFVSINIAPPTVDETQHIRMYPEPRALPDFQLIDQNSQAFTSSALLNHWSLLFVGYTSCPDICPTTLAELKAIYPQLQQIPAEFPVQVILLSIDPKRDTPQRLHDYINFFNPEFKAVSGEHAQLFPLVRALGMMYSMSESTDKPDYLVDHSSSVVLINPKAQVIGRFKPDFEVGKLPISEGQKILADMPTLIGK
- the cyoE gene encoding heme o synthase, translating into MTAQQNMNSSFLSTCQDYYEMTKPKVVLLLLLTALVGMCLASDEWISWRVLIAGLTGIGFLSSAAAVINHVVDRRIDSQMARTFNRPVPKGKITPKKAVIFAAVLTIAGYIILELWVNRLTAVLTFAGLLGYAVIYTMYLKRATPQNIVIGGLAGAIPPLLGWTAVTGEVHAHALLLVLIIFTWTPPHFWALAIHREKDYARAKVPMLPVTHGIDFTKTSIFLYTILLCVVCLLPYLIGMTGLIYLIGSTLLNIGFLFYAWKLKFVADEDTAMQTFKFSIIHLMVLFVVLLVDHYIHF
- a CDS encoding heme A synthase; translated protein: MRKLVLFSIFLAMVVIVLGAYTRLTDAGLGCPDWPGCYGHLSFSDTTKHIETAQQAFPDRPFEEHKAWNEMIHRYFASGLGFVILIIFLNSLFKKSFNKPVKLPFFLVCLVCFQGALGMWTVTLNLLPIVVMGHLLGGFTVLSCLFLLYLRLTPYRIPGGDHRMRRFGRYSTIGILILTAQIALGGWTSANYAALACTELPVCEGAWYENLDIAGAFSIPHAENYEFGAHPYHERMTMHIMHRVGALITFLYLCWLGARLYAAASSRLIKNLSVLLILVLGLQVILGVSNVVFSLPVLVAVLHNAVAACLMLVLISINYTLYRKT
- a CDS encoding SURF1 family protein, translated to MPRLPIIPTLITFTAVVIMFALGLWQLQRAEQKNERLASIAELKGSSQMALSAVLSNIHDMQDVPISFTASADPTQYFLLDNKIHQGRVGYQLLVPLQTNSGILMANFGWLSATHSRKVLPEVNIDDNLMSYSGLVSFPSKNILVTETAKVDGQWPKVIQEVDLNVLEQHYRKPLLPFVVKLAEEPNSSFVRQWQAVVMPPEKHIAYAVQWFLLALAAVIVFIIAQRKRIKRSKREYN
- a CDS encoding DUF2909 domain-containing protein produces the protein MLIKILIGSLILFMIFNLFKAMMIMLKNDPDSPPMSKFIGRRLMASVAIIILILLAVATGLITPNPTPY